A single window of Streptomyces cathayae DNA harbors:
- a CDS encoding helix-turn-helix transcriptional regulator: protein MPDTKEPPEADVLALREVIEGPLHEIARRFSRFLSDRWPHTALVVFTKECTGRPRKVAGATEMVNKVTIDELEQLKALVEPGRPIGTTAAIGGAARTVWAVRDPVGTLLVLVPRGSRKQLPRPAALSALFGIVATSISQQVAQASPDYLAESRAASSERARTITEMATAHESALVAILNTLRATALDDRRARVAATESASVALVALRSAQKSDLALSEEPAPAAFTKLRRDVRHLLKHHEASVEFVPPAKAARPLPGEVAYAARAMTRTAVLALTAQPGPSRLRVAWTCDDTSLRIDVREQESGSVDVHALSRQLEGRARTLGATVSLDAVPGWGSRAGIVLPFDPPAVRTGETRLSSLKAREQEVLHLLAQGKRNKAIADTLGITESTVKFHVTGVLRKLEVSSRGEAAALALNGHEQGPVAGGREGR, encoded by the coding sequence ATGCCCGACACGAAGGAACCGCCGGAGGCGGATGTTCTCGCCCTGCGAGAGGTCATCGAGGGTCCGCTGCACGAGATCGCACGCCGGTTCTCCCGCTTCCTGTCGGACCGGTGGCCGCACACCGCGCTCGTCGTCTTCACCAAGGAGTGCACCGGCCGGCCGCGGAAGGTCGCCGGTGCGACCGAAATGGTCAACAAGGTCACGATCGACGAACTCGAACAGCTGAAGGCCCTCGTCGAGCCCGGCCGGCCGATCGGCACCACGGCGGCGATCGGCGGGGCCGCCCGCACCGTCTGGGCCGTCCGCGACCCGGTCGGCACGCTGCTCGTCCTCGTGCCGCGCGGCTCCCGGAAGCAACTCCCGCGGCCCGCCGCCCTGTCGGCCCTCTTCGGGATCGTCGCGACCTCGATCAGCCAGCAGGTCGCGCAGGCGAGCCCGGACTACCTCGCCGAGTCACGCGCGGCCTCCAGTGAGCGGGCCCGCACCATCACCGAGATGGCGACGGCGCACGAGAGCGCGCTGGTGGCCATCCTGAACACGCTGCGCGCCACCGCACTCGACGATCGCCGTGCCCGCGTGGCCGCGACCGAGTCCGCCTCCGTCGCGCTGGTGGCGTTGCGCTCCGCCCAGAAGTCCGATCTGGCCCTGAGCGAGGAACCGGCCCCGGCCGCGTTCACGAAGCTGCGCAGGGACGTCCGGCACCTGCTCAAACACCACGAAGCGAGCGTCGAGTTCGTGCCGCCGGCCAAGGCGGCGCGTCCGCTGCCCGGAGAAGTCGCCTACGCCGCCCGCGCGATGACCCGGACCGCGGTGCTGGCCCTCACCGCGCAACCGGGTCCGTCACGCCTGCGCGTCGCCTGGACCTGTGACGACACGTCACTGCGGATCGACGTGCGGGAACAGGAATCCGGGAGCGTGGACGTGCACGCGCTGTCACGCCAGCTCGAGGGCCGCGCCCGCACGCTCGGCGCCACGGTCAGCCTCGACGCCGTGCCGGGCTGGGGAAGCCGGGCCGGCATCGTCCTTCCTTTCGACCCGCCGGCCGTCAGGACCGGGGAGACCAGGCTGTCGAGCCTCAAGGCGCGGGAGCAGGAGGTTCTGCACCTTCTCGCGCAGGGCAAGCGGAACAAGGCCATCGCCGACACACTCGGAATCACCGAGAGCACCGTCAAGTTCCACGTCACCGGAGTGCTGAGGAAACTCGAGGTCAGCTCACGGGGCGAGGCCGCGGCGCTGGCCCTGAACGGGCACGAGCAGGGCCCGGTGGCCGGGGGCCGGGAGGGGCGGTGA
- a CDS encoding glycosyltransferase family 2 protein has product MPKLSVIVPFYNVRPYVPDALRSLRANAREDFEFILVDDCSTDGTADLLARAERELPGAVLVRHEQNGGLATARNTGIDRARGAYLTFLDGDDWLAPGYYARLVSAIEELDCDFVRTDHVQCTARARTVQRVPHGRRNVPLDPRDAILPAHRTTSVDYAYAWAGVYHRRLVERGLLHFTDGLRTAEDRPWIWKLHREAESFAVTSLLGVFYRRGVSSSLTQIGDARQLDFIRAFDQVIEETARDADAAILLPKAVRTYCAIISHHLGSIERFEPSVARKLKDMGTAALRRMPQDVLDEALDSMDTERATRLRRLRRRPVPASEVAA; this is encoded by the coding sequence GTGCCCAAGCTCTCCGTCATCGTGCCGTTCTACAACGTGCGCCCATACGTCCCCGATGCCCTGCGAAGTCTGCGCGCCAACGCGCGGGAGGACTTCGAATTCATTCTCGTCGACGACTGTTCGACCGACGGAACCGCGGATCTCCTCGCGCGCGCGGAGCGTGAACTGCCGGGGGCGGTGCTGGTGAGACACGAACAGAACGGCGGTCTCGCGACCGCCCGCAACACCGGCATCGACCGGGCCCGCGGCGCGTACCTCACCTTCCTGGACGGTGACGACTGGCTGGCGCCCGGCTACTACGCCCGGCTGGTCTCCGCGATCGAGGAACTGGACTGCGACTTCGTCCGCACCGACCACGTGCAGTGCACGGCGCGGGCCCGCACCGTGCAGCGCGTCCCGCACGGCCGGCGCAACGTGCCGCTCGACCCGCGCGACGCGATCCTCCCCGCCCACCGGACCACCTCCGTCGACTACGCCTACGCCTGGGCGGGCGTCTACCACCGCAGGCTCGTCGAACGGGGCCTGCTGCACTTCACCGACGGACTGCGCACCGCCGAGGACCGGCCCTGGATCTGGAAGCTGCACCGGGAGGCGGAGTCCTTCGCGGTGACCAGCCTGCTCGGGGTGTTCTACCGGCGCGGTGTCTCCTCGTCGCTGACCCAGATCGGTGACGCCCGGCAGCTCGACTTCATCCGCGCGTTCGACCAGGTGATCGAGGAGACCGCGCGGGACGCGGATGCGGCGATCCTGCTGCCGAAGGCCGTGCGGACCTACTGCGCCATCATCTCCCACCACCTGGGATCCATCGAGAGGTTCGAGCCGTCCGTGGCCCGGAAACTGAAGGACATGGGCACCGCCGCGCTGCGGCGCATGCCGCAGGACGTGCTCGACGAGGCACTCGACTCGATGGACACCGAGCGCGCCACCCGGCTGCGCCGGCTGCGCCGCCGTCCGGTGCCGGCCTCGGAGGTCGCCGCGTGA
- a CDS encoding N-acylneuraminate cytidylyltransferase — protein sequence MNEPQVDRGGAPVRRVLAVIPARGGSKGVPAKNLAPVGGVPLVTRAVRECRAARHVTDVVVSTDDQAIAAAARQAGAEIVLRPAAIAGDLATSEAAVLHAMDAHEALHGAAVDVVLLVQCTSPFLVREDIDGVAGAVAEQGADTAVTVAPFHGFVWRDATDATPDTDTDPATGGFGVNHDKSFRPRRQDRPQDLLETGAAYAMDAAGFREHRHRFFGRTELVRTDPARVLEIDDPHDLARARALAPLFDAERPGALPTADDIDAVVLDFDGTQTDDRVLIDADGREIVAVHRGDGLGIAALRRSGLKMLILSTEQNPVVAARARKLRLPVLHGIDRKDLALKQWCEEQGIAPERVLYVGNDVNDLPCFALVGWPVAVASAHDVVRGAARAVTTLPGGDGAVREIAGWILGPSLDSLPK from the coding sequence ATGAACGAACCGCAAGTGGACCGGGGCGGAGCGCCGGTGCGCCGGGTGCTCGCCGTGATCCCCGCACGCGGTGGCTCCAAGGGCGTGCCCGCGAAGAACCTCGCGCCGGTCGGCGGCGTCCCCCTGGTGACCCGCGCCGTCCGCGAGTGCCGGGCCGCACGCCACGTCACGGACGTCGTCGTCTCCACCGACGACCAGGCCATCGCCGCCGCCGCCCGGCAGGCCGGCGCCGAGATCGTGCTGCGCCCCGCCGCCATCGCGGGCGACCTCGCCACCTCCGAGGCCGCCGTCCTGCACGCCATGGACGCCCACGAGGCCCTGCACGGCGCCGCGGTGGACGTCGTCCTGCTCGTCCAGTGCACCAGCCCCTTCCTGGTCCGCGAGGACATCGACGGGGTGGCCGGCGCGGTCGCCGAACAGGGCGCCGACACGGCGGTGACCGTGGCCCCCTTCCACGGTTTCGTCTGGCGGGACGCGACGGACGCGACGCCGGACACCGACACCGACCCGGCGACGGGCGGCTTCGGCGTCAACCACGACAAGTCGTTCCGCCCCCGCCGCCAGGACCGCCCCCAGGACCTGCTGGAGACCGGCGCCGCCTACGCGATGGACGCGGCCGGCTTCCGCGAGCACCGGCACCGCTTCTTCGGCCGGACCGAACTCGTCCGCACCGACCCCGCGCGGGTCCTGGAGATCGACGACCCGCACGACCTCGCCCGCGCCCGCGCCCTCGCCCCGCTCTTCGACGCGGAGAGGCCCGGCGCACTCCCGACCGCAGACGACATCGACGCGGTCGTCCTCGACTTCGACGGCACCCAGACCGACGACAGGGTGCTGATCGACGCCGACGGACGGGAAATCGTCGCCGTGCACCGCGGCGACGGACTCGGCATCGCGGCCCTGCGCCGCAGCGGCCTGAAGATGCTGATCCTGTCCACGGAACAGAACCCGGTCGTCGCCGCCCGCGCACGCAAGCTCAGGCTCCCCGTGCTGCACGGCATCGACCGCAAGGACCTCGCCCTGAAGCAGTGGTGCGAGGAACAGGGCATCGCGCCCGAGCGCGTGCTCTACGTCGGCAACGACGTCAATGACCTCCCGTGCTTCGCCCTCGTGGGCTGGCCCGTGGCGGTCGCGAGCGCCCACGACGTCGTGCGCGGCGCCGCACGCGCGGTCACCACCCTCCCCGGTGGCGACGGCGCCGTCCGGGAGATCGCCGGCTGGATCCTCGGCCCTTCTCTCGATTCCCTCCCCAAGTAA
- a CDS encoding S-(hydroxymethyl)mycothiol dehydrogenase produces MPQQVRGVIARSKGAPVELTDIVIPDPGPGEVVVAVAACGVCHTDLTYREGGINDDFPFLLGHEAAGTVESVGEGVESVRPGDFVVLNWRAVCGRCRACRRGRSQYCFDTFNASQKMTLTDGTELTPALGIGAFAEKTLVHAGQCTKVDPSVDPAVAGLLGCGVMAGLGAAVNTGGVGRGDSVAVIGCGGVGDAAVVGARLAGASKIIAVDRDEKKLDWAVDLGATHTVKAGEADVVAAIAELTGGFGADVVIDAVGRPETWKQAFYARDLAGTVVLVGVPTPEMKLELPLLDVFGRGGSLKSSWYGDCLPERDFPMLVDLHLQGRLPLEKFVSERIALDEVEKAFHTMQAGEVLRSVVVL; encoded by the coding sequence ATGCCACAGCAGGTCCGCGGTGTGATCGCCCGCTCCAAGGGAGCTCCGGTCGAGCTCACCGACATCGTGATTCCCGATCCGGGACCGGGTGAGGTCGTCGTCGCGGTCGCCGCGTGCGGCGTGTGCCACACCGATCTGACCTACCGCGAAGGCGGTATCAACGACGACTTCCCGTTCCTCCTCGGACACGAGGCCGCCGGCACCGTGGAGAGTGTCGGCGAAGGCGTCGAGTCGGTGCGGCCCGGCGACTTCGTCGTCCTGAACTGGCGTGCCGTGTGCGGGCGGTGCCGGGCCTGCAGGCGCGGGCGCTCCCAGTACTGCTTCGACACGTTCAACGCGAGTCAGAAAATGACCCTGACCGACGGGACGGAACTCACCCCGGCGCTCGGCATCGGCGCTTTCGCGGAGAAGACCCTGGTGCACGCCGGACAGTGCACCAAGGTGGATCCGTCCGTGGACCCCGCCGTCGCGGGTCTGCTCGGCTGCGGTGTCATGGCCGGCCTGGGCGCCGCCGTCAACACCGGCGGGGTGGGCCGCGGGGACTCGGTGGCCGTCATCGGCTGCGGCGGCGTGGGTGACGCGGCCGTCGTCGGGGCGCGACTGGCGGGCGCATCGAAGATCATCGCGGTGGACCGGGACGAGAAGAAGCTGGACTGGGCGGTCGACCTGGGCGCCACCCACACGGTCAAGGCCGGCGAGGCCGACGTCGTCGCCGCGATCGCCGAACTGACGGGCGGCTTCGGCGCCGACGTCGTCATCGACGCGGTCGGCCGGCCCGAGACGTGGAAGCAGGCGTTCTACGCGCGCGATCTCGCGGGCACCGTCGTGCTGGTGGGCGTGCCCACGCCGGAGATGAAGCTCGAACTGCCGCTCCTCGACGTGTTCGGCCGCGGCGGCTCCCTGAAGTCGTCCTGGTACGGCGACTGTCTGCCGGAGCGCGACTTCCCGATGCTCGTCGACCTGCACCTGCAGGGCAGGCTGCCGCTGGAGAAGTTCGTCTCCGAGCGCATCGCGCTCGACGAGGTCGAGAAGGCCTTCCACACCATGCAGGCCGGCGAGGTGCTGCGTTCGGTGGTGGTCCTGTGA
- a CDS encoding ATP-binding protein, with translation MTMSAAPVGPQRYQERYPATLEAAGQARRDMTLALETWGLIELVDLARQVVTELMANALEHTDSATVGASITRTGARSARIVVTDSCRTRPTTGTPSPDDEHGRGLLLVDALAHAWGSELVHGGKRVWAELHVDSEQ, from the coding sequence ATGACGATGTCCGCGGCACCAGTAGGACCACAGCGCTACCAGGAGCGCTATCCGGCGACGTTGGAGGCCGCCGGACAGGCGCGGCGAGACATGACGCTGGCCCTGGAGACCTGGGGCCTGATCGAGCTGGTGGACCTGGCCAGGCAGGTCGTCACGGAGCTGATGGCCAACGCGCTGGAACACACGGACTCGGCCACGGTCGGCGCTTCCATCACCCGCACCGGAGCACGGTCCGCGCGGATCGTCGTCACCGACTCCTGCCGCACCAGACCCACCACGGGCACGCCGTCTCCCGACGACGAGCACGGCCGCGGCCTCCTCCTCGTCGACGCGCTCGCCCACGCCTGGGGCAGTGAACTGGTGCACGGCGGGAAACGGGTGTGGGCCGAACTGCATGTGGACAGCGAGCAGTGA
- a CDS encoding MBL fold metallo-hydrolase has translation MNGLRIERVVTSGVFALDGGTWDVDNNVWLVGDDDEVVIIDAAHDERAIIKAVGDRNVVAVVCTHGHNDHVTVAPQLSRELQAPVLLHPGDQELWEMTHPGQAFEHMSDGQRIDVAGTALEVIHTPGHSPGSVCLHLPEAEVLFTGDTLFSGGPGATGRSFSDFPTIIGSLRDRLFTLPEETRVHTGHGDGTTIGAEAPHLAEWIARGH, from the coding sequence GTGAACGGCCTGCGGATCGAGCGCGTGGTCACCTCCGGCGTCTTCGCCCTCGACGGCGGCACGTGGGACGTCGACAACAACGTCTGGCTCGTCGGCGACGACGACGAGGTCGTGATCATCGACGCGGCGCACGACGAGCGAGCGATCATCAAGGCGGTGGGAGACCGGAACGTGGTGGCCGTCGTGTGCACGCACGGTCACAACGACCACGTCACCGTCGCACCGCAGCTGTCCCGTGAGCTCCAGGCGCCGGTCCTGCTGCACCCCGGTGACCAGGAACTGTGGGAGATGACCCACCCCGGCCAGGCCTTCGAGCACATGAGCGACGGGCAGCGCATCGACGTGGCGGGCACGGCACTCGAGGTGATCCACACCCCGGGGCACTCTCCCGGGTCCGTCTGCCTGCACCTGCCCGAAGCCGAGGTGCTGTTCACCGGGGACACGCTGTTCTCGGGCGGTCCCGGAGCCACCGGCCGTTCGTTCTCCGACTTCCCCACCATCATCGGGTCCCTCCGCGACCGGCTGTTCACGCTGCCGGAAGAGACCCGTGTCCACACCGGACACGGCGACGGCACCACGATCGGCGCCGAGGCACCACACCTGGCCGAATGGATCGCACGCGGCCACTGA
- a CDS encoding polysialyltransferase family glycosyltransferase has translation MTTQIFMASTLYGAATLAAALDSGCFAPAGRRILLVSNNATTPETTPAVDEMPGFEHLRPRFDDVLSWNEAIFPFHPGGWEPRPDDVPLWERYLRLAWEIGDDDVALAVESLQVNPALGVAQIFTDAPVTVYADGLMSYGPTRNKIDPLVGTRVERLLHLDLVPGLEPLLLTEFGVAPEVVPTPAFTKVLAELVDTGVELPDVTEPALLLGQYLSALNILSAEEEENLHVRMLKGAVHLGHRRVVFKPHPTAPARFTRTLEEEAERLGVDLAVVDTPVLAEVLYQRMRPALVVGCFSTALLTASALYGLPVARVGTDTLLDRLTPYENSNRIPVTVVDALLPEPTDPAAVAGRRGTMTADALGDLVRAVGFTMQPRILPGLRPEAERYLSTRLDGGTRRYFKKKRLTSLGLPGGVPHRLGFLPRNATVRKVARRARRLRRTMARR, from the coding sequence GTGACCACTCAGATCTTCATGGCGTCGACCCTCTACGGGGCGGCCACCCTCGCCGCCGCCCTGGACTCGGGCTGCTTCGCCCCGGCCGGCCGGCGGATCCTGCTGGTCTCCAACAACGCGACGACGCCCGAGACGACGCCCGCCGTGGACGAGATGCCCGGGTTCGAGCACCTGCGGCCCCGGTTCGACGACGTGCTGTCGTGGAACGAGGCGATCTTCCCGTTCCACCCCGGCGGCTGGGAACCGCGCCCGGACGACGTGCCCCTGTGGGAACGGTATCTGCGCCTCGCCTGGGAGATCGGCGACGACGACGTGGCGCTCGCCGTGGAGTCCCTCCAGGTCAACCCGGCGCTCGGGGTGGCGCAGATCTTCACCGACGCGCCCGTCACCGTCTACGCGGACGGTCTGATGAGTTACGGCCCCACCCGCAACAAGATCGACCCGCTGGTCGGCACCCGGGTGGAGCGGCTGCTCCACCTCGACCTGGTGCCGGGTCTCGAGCCGCTGCTGCTCACCGAGTTCGGGGTGGCACCGGAGGTGGTGCCGACCCCGGCGTTCACCAAGGTGCTGGCCGAACTGGTCGACACCGGCGTCGAGTTGCCCGATGTGACGGAGCCCGCGCTGCTGCTGGGCCAGTACCTCTCCGCGCTGAACATCCTCTCCGCCGAGGAGGAGGAGAACCTGCATGTGCGGATGCTGAAGGGCGCGGTGCACCTCGGTCACCGCCGGGTGGTGTTCAAGCCGCACCCCACGGCCCCGGCTCGCTTCACCCGCACCCTGGAGGAGGAGGCCGAGCGGCTCGGCGTCGACCTCGCGGTGGTGGACACCCCGGTCCTGGCCGAGGTGCTGTACCAGCGGATGCGCCCGGCCCTGGTCGTCGGCTGCTTCTCCACGGCCCTGCTGACCGCGTCCGCCCTGTACGGCCTGCCGGTCGCCCGGGTCGGCACGGACACCCTGCTGGACCGGCTGACGCCCTACGAGAACAGCAACCGGATCCCGGTCACCGTCGTCGACGCGCTGCTGCCGGAGCCGACGGACCCGGCGGCGGTCGCCGGGCGGCGCGGGACCATGACCGCCGACGCGCTCGGCGACCTGGTCCGCGCCGTCGGCTTCACCATGCAGCCGAGGATCCTGCCGGGGCTGCGGCCCGAGGCGGAGCGGTACCTGTCGACGCGGCTGGACGGCGGCACCCGGCGGTACTTCAA
- a CDS encoding DUF6716 putative glycosyltransferase gives MPVSATKTLRVAVLADSDTRWKWGALTANRIAPGNPGNPENPDIRLDGYLLRGRATPTARQLEEVGVRADALHEVTAVQFLHAMREEPYDVLVLALVGGGVQAMLHGLGRVWQDGPAGRPKRPVVVTGYVGVVYEKLADGLLLRHGADLVLANSRQDADRFRTVYEGVGADAGSVTEVALPFLGGAAHTGEHDPYTVVFAAQPSVPESRKDRTYLLNRLIEHARRHPEREVLLKLRSKPGEHTTHIEELPYQKLAQRFDPPANFRLVYGHMGEVLDRTDLLVTISSTAALESLHRRIPTVVLTDLGVREALGNHHFVGSGCLASWDQLDAGHRPVPDEEWVSRQGVATGGSYATAFDAARARVAGLLDRPGGLPPLAPYYTPVTAPGYLPGLLARHHLGPDGTPLPGAPAADKEPGPVRQIVRRAARGAYRHGVQRVAPVIRRMGEL, from the coding sequence GTGCCAGTAAGTGCAACGAAGACCCTGCGAGTCGCCGTCCTCGCGGATTCCGACACCCGGTGGAAATGGGGCGCGCTCACCGCGAACCGCATCGCCCCGGGGAACCCGGGGAACCCGGAAAACCCGGACATCCGGCTGGACGGTTATCTCCTGCGGGGCCGTGCGACTCCCACAGCCCGTCAGCTCGAAGAGGTCGGCGTCCGGGCGGACGCCCTCCACGAGGTGACCGCGGTCCAGTTCCTGCACGCCATGCGGGAGGAGCCGTACGACGTCCTGGTCCTCGCCCTGGTCGGCGGCGGCGTCCAGGCGATGCTGCACGGACTCGGACGGGTCTGGCAGGACGGCCCGGCCGGCCGGCCGAAGCGGCCCGTCGTGGTCACCGGATACGTGGGCGTCGTCTACGAGAAGCTCGCCGACGGCCTGCTGCTGCGCCACGGCGCCGACCTCGTCCTCGCCAACTCCCGCCAGGACGCGGACCGTTTCCGCACCGTGTACGAAGGAGTGGGCGCCGACGCCGGCTCGGTGACCGAGGTCGCGCTGCCCTTCCTCGGCGGCGCCGCCCACACGGGCGAGCACGACCCCTACACGGTCGTCTTCGCCGCCCAGCCCTCCGTCCCGGAGAGCCGCAAGGACCGCACCTACCTGCTGAACCGGCTGATCGAGCACGCCCGCCGGCACCCCGAGCGCGAGGTGCTGCTCAAGCTGCGCTCCAAGCCGGGCGAGCACACCACGCACATCGAGGAACTGCCGTACCAGAAGCTGGCCCAGCGGTTCGACCCGCCGGCCAACTTCCGCCTGGTGTACGGGCACATGGGCGAGGTGCTGGACCGCACCGACCTGCTGGTCACGATCAGCTCCACGGCCGCCCTGGAGTCCCTGCACCGGCGTATCCCGACCGTCGTCCTCACCGACCTCGGGGTGCGCGAGGCGCTCGGCAACCACCACTTCGTCGGCTCCGGCTGCCTCGCCTCCTGGGACCAGCTCGACGCCGGGCACCGACCGGTGCCGGACGAGGAGTGGGTGTCCCGGCAGGGCGTCGCGACCGGTGGTTCGTACGCCACCGCCTTCGACGCCGCCCGCGCACGCGTCGCCGGACTGCTCGACCGCCCCGGCGGCCTGCCGCCGCTGGCCCCGTACTACACACCCGTCACCGCGCCCGGCTACCTGCCCGGCCTGCTCGCCCGCCACCACCTCGGCCCGGACGGCACCCCGCTGCCCGGCGCCCCCGCCGCCGACAAGGAGCCCGGACCGGTCCGGCAGATCGTGCGCCGCGCGGCACGCGGCGCCTACCGGCACGGCGTCCAGCGGGTGGCCCCGGTGATCCGTCGGATGGGCGAACTGTGA
- a CDS encoding N-acetylneuraminate synthase family protein, whose product MNSNSRVRSFGTREAGPGRPVYVTGEIGINHNGDIENAFKLIDAAAEAGCDAVKFQKRTPEICTPRDQWDIERDTPWGRMTYIDYRHRVEFGEEEYGQIDAYCRKKGIDWFASPWDTEAVAFLEKFDVPAHKVASASLTDDELLRALRATGRTVILSTGMSTPKQIRHAVEVLGSENILLCHSTSTYPAKAEELNLRMINTLQQEFPNVPIGYSGHETGLQTTLAAVALGATFIERHITLDRAMWGSDQAASVEPQGLTRLVRDIRTIEASLGDGVKKVYESELGPMKKLRRVPGVVAEAEIAAAAGEPLTV is encoded by the coding sequence GTGAACTCCAACTCCCGCGTCCGCAGCTTCGGTACCCGCGAGGCCGGCCCCGGCCGCCCCGTGTACGTCACCGGTGAGATCGGCATCAACCACAACGGCGACATCGAGAACGCGTTCAAGCTGATCGACGCCGCCGCCGAGGCCGGCTGCGACGCCGTCAAGTTCCAGAAGCGCACGCCCGAGATCTGCACCCCGCGCGACCAGTGGGACATCGAGCGCGACACCCCCTGGGGCCGGATGACGTACATCGACTACCGCCACCGCGTGGAGTTCGGCGAGGAGGAGTACGGCCAGATCGACGCCTACTGCAGGAAGAAGGGCATCGACTGGTTCGCCTCCCCGTGGGACACCGAGGCCGTCGCCTTCCTGGAGAAGTTCGACGTCCCCGCCCACAAGGTCGCCTCGGCCTCCCTCACCGACGACGAGCTGCTGCGCGCCCTGCGCGCCACCGGCCGCACGGTCATCCTCTCCACCGGCATGTCCACCCCGAAGCAGATCCGCCACGCGGTCGAGGTCCTGGGCAGCGAGAACATCCTGCTCTGCCACTCCACCTCCACCTACCCGGCGAAGGCGGAGGAGCTGAACCTGCGGATGATCAACACCCTCCAGCAGGAGTTCCCGAACGTCCCGATCGGCTACTCCGGCCACGAGACCGGCCTGCAGACCACCCTGGCCGCGGTCGCCCTCGGCGCCACCTTCATCGAGCGCCACATCACCCTGGACCGCGCCATGTGGGGCTCCGACCAGGCCGCGTCCGTCGAGCCGCAGGGCCTGACCCGCCTCGTCCGCGACATCCGCACCATCGAGGCCTCCCTCGGCGACGGCGTCAAGAAGGTCTACGAGTCCGAGCTGGGCCCGATGAAGAAGCTCCGCCGGGTCCCCGGCGTCGTCGCCGAGGCGGAGATCGCCGCGGCCGCCGGCGAGCCGCTGACCGTCTGA